One segment of Sphingomonas qomolangmaensis DNA contains the following:
- a CDS encoding DUF2141 domain-containing protein: protein MIAKTLLATAIAVAAVNPAFAQAEILGSDRQACTGNGGPAIRVNVTGLKDRTGRLKLELYPANEADFLKDDRDLLAEGKVFRRVWADTPANGAVSLCIRTPRAGRYAILFTHDRDGKNKFNFWKDGAGFPSNKRLGRSRPKVTQAVIDVGNGVTATNIRAQYLRGLGGFAPSDS, encoded by the coding sequence ATGATCGCGAAGACTCTATTGGCGACGGCAATCGCCGTCGCGGCGGTGAACCCCGCTTTTGCGCAAGCCGAAATCCTTGGTAGCGATCGGCAGGCCTGCACCGGCAACGGCGGCCCGGCGATCCGTGTCAACGTGACGGGCTTGAAGGACCGCACCGGACGCCTCAAGCTCGAGCTATATCCCGCAAACGAGGCCGATTTCCTGAAGGACGATCGCGACCTGCTCGCCGAGGGCAAGGTGTTTCGCCGCGTCTGGGCCGATACCCCCGCCAATGGCGCGGTCAGCCTGTGTATCCGCACCCCGCGCGCGGGGCGCTATGCGATCCTGTTCACCCATGATCGCGACGGCAAGAACAAGTTCAATTTCTGGAAGGACGGCGCGGGCTTTCCCAGCAACAAGCGGCTGGGGCGGAGCCGTCCCAAGGTCACCCAAGCGGTGATCGACGTCGGCAACGGCGTGACCGCGACCAACATCCGCGCGCAATATCTGCGCGGGCTCGGCGGCTTCGCCCCCAGCGACAGCTAA
- the maiA gene encoding maleylacetoacetate isomerase, translating into MNGAAASGYVLHDYFRSSASYRVRIALNLKGVAYRRHDVSLVKGDQRSPQHLARNAQGFVPALELPDGRMLGQSLAIIEWLESAHPAPALYPADPFARARAMERALLIACDIHPLNNLRVLRYLGSALGAEQAARDDWYRHWVAEGFAALEQMAGDARFLGGEAPGIADVCLVPQMFNARRLELDVTPYPRLVAIDSVMAAIDAVAAAHPDRVQPAA; encoded by the coding sequence GTGAACGGCGCGGCGGCTTCGGGTTATGTGCTCCACGATTATTTCCGATCGTCGGCGAGCTATCGCGTCCGCATCGCGCTGAACCTGAAAGGCGTCGCCTATCGCCGGCACGACGTTTCGTTGGTGAAGGGCGACCAGCGCAGCCCCCAGCATCTGGCGCGCAACGCGCAGGGCTTCGTCCCCGCGCTCGAACTGCCCGATGGGCGGATGCTGGGGCAGAGCCTGGCGATCATCGAATGGCTCGAAAGCGCGCATCCGGCACCCGCTTTGTACCCCGCCGATCCGTTCGCGCGGGCGCGGGCGATGGAGCGCGCGCTGCTGATCGCGTGCGACATCCACCCGCTCAACAATCTGCGCGTGCTGCGCTATCTGGGCAGCGCGCTCGGCGCCGAGCAGGCGGCGCGCGACGACTGGTATCGCCACTGGGTAGCCGAGGGGTTCGCCGCGCTCGAGCAGATGGCGGGCGATGCGCGCTTTCTGGGGGGCGAGGCGCCGGGCATCGCCGATGTCTGCCTGGTGCCGCAGATGTTCAACGCGCGGCGGCTCGAGCTGGATGTGACGCCGTATCCGCGACTGGTGGCGATCGATTCGGTGATGGCGGCGATCGATGCGGTCGCGGCGGCGCATCCCGATCGGGTGCAGCCGGCGGCTTAA
- a CDS encoding pyridoxine 5'-phosphate synthase — protein sequence MTDVLRLGVNIDHVATVRNARGSGYPDPVRAALLAAQAGADGITAHLREDRRHITDDDIARLVAELTVPLNLEMAATDEMLGIALRHRPHAVCIVPEKREERTTEGGLDAAGRFDLLAPMVERLAANGSRVSLFIEPEARQIDAAVRLGAPVVELHTGLYCELAGEAQVAELRRIADAAALAAKNGIEVHAGHGLTFDNVTPIAAIPQVRELNIGHFLIGEAIFDGLGAVVQRMRALMDEAR from the coding sequence ATGACCGACGTGCTTCGCCTTGGCGTAAATATCGACCACGTCGCGACGGTGCGCAACGCGCGCGGCAGCGGCTATCCCGACCCGGTGCGCGCCGCGCTGCTGGCGGCGCAGGCGGGGGCCGACGGGATCACCGCGCATCTGCGCGAGGACCGGCGCCACATCACCGACGACGATATCGCGCGGCTGGTCGCCGAGCTGACGGTGCCGCTCAACCTCGAGATGGCAGCGACCGACGAAATGCTCGGGATCGCGCTGCGCCATCGCCCGCACGCGGTGTGCATCGTCCCCGAAAAGCGCGAGGAGCGCACCACCGAGGGCGGGCTCGACGCGGCGGGGCGGTTCGACCTGCTCGCGCCGATGGTCGAGAGGCTCGCCGCCAACGGATCGCGCGTGTCGCTGTTCATCGAGCCCGAGGCGCGGCAGATCGACGCCGCGGTGCGGCTGGGTGCGCCGGTGGTCGAGCTGCATACCGGGCTGTATTGCGAGCTGGCGGGCGAGGCGCAGGTGGCCGAGCTGCGGCGGATCGCCGATGCCGCGGCGCTGGCGGCGAAGAACGGGATCGAGGTGCATGCCGGACACGGGCTGACTTTCGACAACGTCACCCCGATCGCCGCGATCCCGCAGGTGCGCGAGCTCAACATCGGGCATTTCCTGATCGGCGAGGCGATCTTCGACGGCCTGGGCGCGGTGGTGCAGCGGATGCGCGCGCTGATGGACGAGGCGCGGTGA
- the acpS gene encoding holo-ACP synthase produces MILGLGSDLCNIERIEASVARFGQRFLDRVFTQAEQAKAARRPLTRAGTLAKRFAAKEAFSKAVGTGFKRGVFMRDIGVVNAPSGAPTLVLTGGARARLDAITPAGHVAAVHLTLTDDHPWAQAFVIIEAVPMEKTN; encoded by the coding sequence GTGATCCTCGGCCTGGGTTCGGACCTCTGCAATATCGAGCGGATCGAGGCGTCGGTGGCCCGCTTCGGCCAGCGTTTCCTCGATCGCGTGTTCACGCAGGCCGAACAGGCCAAGGCGGCGCGGCGGCCGCTGACGCGCGCGGGCACGCTCGCCAAGCGCTTCGCCGCCAAGGAGGCATTTTCGAAGGCGGTGGGCACCGGGTTCAAGCGCGGGGTGTTCATGCGCGACATCGGCGTGGTCAATGCCCCCTCGGGCGCGCCGACGCTGGTGCTGACCGGCGGCGCCCGGGCGAGACTTGACGCCATCACCCCGGCGGGCCACGTCGCGGCGGTGCATTTGACGCTTACCGACGACCACCCATGGGCGCAGGCCTTCGTGATCATCGAAGCGGTGCCCATGGAGAAGACGAACTGA
- a CDS encoding serine hydrolase domain-containing protein gives MTALAALAAMLALAAPAQTPPPDEPAIAAALKAGGFSGFAMVATKDRILWQTPRAKCAPAAGTAITLCHPRATDQQRWPWASVSKQVLAILTMQQVDAGRVALDATVDAYLPALKGGGIAPTIRELLQHRSGLRNPDDSPIDAAGDPGFYSTGPTGLDWCLADRKAPGGDWAYNNCDSIVLAAALERVSGKTLAALFDEGLAKPLALAGTRYVDAGADGLPDFARPLPPGYAVSFERYGAAGGLAGTGADLLAIDRALAAGTLMSPAARQAMWAGDPALGYMALAQWVFDAPLKGCSKPVRIVERRGGIGRYQVRNIILPDVDRIVILFTDDEKLEFGEIWQGKGLSHDLLAATACR, from the coding sequence ATGACCGCGCTGGCGGCGCTGGCCGCGATGCTGGCGCTTGCGGCCCCTGCGCAGACGCCTCCGCCCGACGAGCCTGCCATCGCCGCTGCGCTGAAGGCGGGCGGGTTTTCGGGGTTCGCAATGGTGGCGACCAAGGATCGTATATTGTGGCAGACGCCGCGCGCCAAATGCGCGCCCGCTGCCGGCACCGCGATCACCTTGTGCCACCCGCGCGCGACCGACCAACAGCGCTGGCCATGGGCATCGGTGAGCAAGCAGGTGCTCGCGATCCTGACGATGCAGCAGGTCGATGCCGGCAGGGTCGCGCTCGACGCCACCGTCGACGCCTATCTGCCCGCGCTGAAAGGCGGCGGCATCGCACCGACGATCCGCGAGTTGCTGCAGCACCGTTCGGGGCTCCGCAACCCGGACGATTCGCCGATCGATGCAGCCGGCGATCCTGGCTTCTATTCGACCGGCCCGACCGGGCTCGACTGGTGCCTCGCCGATCGCAAGGCCCCGGGTGGTGACTGGGCGTATAACAATTGTGACTCGATCGTGCTGGCCGCGGCGCTCGAACGCGTCAGCGGCAAGACATTGGCGGCATTGTTCGATGAAGGCCTGGCCAAGCCGTTGGCGCTGGCCGGGACGCGCTACGTCGACGCGGGCGCCGATGGGCTGCCCGATTTCGCCAGGCCGCTGCCACCGGGCTATGCGGTTTCGTTCGAGCGCTATGGCGCGGCGGGCGGATTGGCGGGAACCGGCGCCGATCTGCTGGCGATCGACCGCGCGCTGGCCGCGGGCACGCTGATGTCGCCCGCGGCGCGCCAGGCGATGTGGGCGGGGGACCCGGCGCTCGGCTATATGGCGCTGGCGCAATGGGTGTTCGACGCACCGCTCAAAGGGTGTAGCAAGCCGGTGCGCATCGTCGAGCGACGCGGCGGCATCGGTCGCTATCAGGTGCGCAACATCATCCTGCCCGATGTCGATCGGATCGTGATCCTGTTCACCGATGATGAAAAACTGGAGTTCGGCGAGATATGGCAGGGCAAGGGACTGAGCCACGATCTGTTGGCGGCAACGGCGTGTCGATGA
- the pyrE gene encoding orotate phosphoribosyltransferase, whose product MTEDEILGEFRAAEALLEGHFILSSGLRSSRYLQCARVLMDPARGARLAEALVRALPDDVRRRIEVVVSPAMGGVIAGHEMGRALGVEAMFLERPEGVFELRRGFRLIPGQCVLMMEDVVTTGLSSREAIAAIGRAGGAVIAAASLVDRSNGAADLGVPFFPLIRLDVPSYDPAELPPELAAIPAIKPGSRAAP is encoded by the coding sequence ATGACCGAAGACGAGATTCTGGGTGAGTTCCGCGCTGCCGAGGCGCTGCTCGAGGGGCATTTTATTCTCTCCTCGGGACTGCGTTCGTCCCGCTATCTACAATGCGCGCGGGTGCTAATGGATCCGGCGCGCGGTGCGCGCTTGGCCGAGGCGCTGGTGCGCGCGCTCCCCGACGACGTTCGCCGACGAATCGAAGTGGTGGTGTCGCCCGCGATGGGCGGGGTGATCGCCGGCCACGAAATGGGCCGCGCGCTGGGGGTCGAGGCGATGTTCCTCGAACGGCCCGAGGGGGTGTTCGAACTCCGCCGCGGCTTTCGCCTGATCCCCGGGCAGTGCGTGCTGATGATGGAGGACGTCGTCACCACCGGCCTGTCGTCGCGCGAGGCGATCGCGGCGATCGGGCGCGCGGGCGGCGCGGTGATCGCCGCTGCCTCGCTCGTCGATCGGTCGAACGGCGCGGCTGATCTGGGGGTTCCCTTCTTCCCGCTGATCCGGCTCGACGTGCCCAGCTACGACCCCGCCGAGCTCCCCCCCGAGCTGGCGGCGATTCCCGCGATCAAGCCGGGTAGCCGGGCGGCGCCATGA
- a CDS encoding glycosyltransferase, which produces MRVVDVNEFYSPTGGGVRTYLDRKMGIMADLGHELIVIAPTAQDDWVEERPGGGRIFWVKALPLLLDRNYCMFRDGEGVIPLLDQLQPDVVETSSPWRPAFFVGEWQGDAVKVFFAHNDNMAAYPLRWFEGMASPERIERAFTWYTNRYERFLRLYDAFVTNGPALAKRNRARGLRVDASMPLGIQRGSFSPSLRDETLRAALLAQCGLPPEGHLLIGLGRHHPEKRWPLVIDAVERAGADLPVGLILLGNGPERNALAKRVADSPHIRLFRPMYDRDRFTRVLASCDALIHGSDMEPFGLVAAEALASGLPMIVPDEGGCFEIAEPAFAETYRARDTKSATEAIHRMFARDQKVLRAAAVAAADHVRTDVDHARDLMAYYQELVDRRRAGSALPAGA; this is translated from the coding sequence ATGCGCGTCGTCGACGTCAACGAATTCTACTCGCCCACCGGCGGCGGGGTTCGCACCTATCTCGATCGCAAGATGGGGATCATGGCCGATCTGGGGCATGAGCTGATCGTGATCGCGCCGACCGCGCAGGACGATTGGGTCGAGGAGCGCCCCGGCGGCGGGCGGATCTTCTGGGTCAAGGCGCTGCCGCTGCTGCTCGACCGCAATTATTGCATGTTCCGCGATGGCGAGGGGGTGATCCCCCTGCTCGACCAGCTCCAGCCCGACGTGGTCGAGACCAGCTCGCCGTGGCGCCCCGCCTTTTTTGTCGGAGAGTGGCAGGGCGATGCGGTGAAGGTGTTCTTCGCGCACAACGACAATATGGCGGCCTATCCGCTGCGCTGGTTCGAGGGGATGGCGAGCCCCGAGCGGATCGAGCGCGCCTTTACCTGGTACACCAACCGGTACGAACGCTTCCTGCGGCTGTACGACGCCTTCGTCACCAATGGCCCCGCGCTTGCCAAGCGTAACCGCGCGCGCGGGCTGCGCGTCGACGCATCGATGCCGCTGGGAATCCAGCGCGGCTCGTTCTCGCCCAGCCTGCGCGACGAGACGCTGCGCGCGGCGCTGCTCGCGCAATGCGGGTTGCCGCCCGAGGGGCATTTGCTGATCGGGCTGGGGCGGCATCATCCCGAGAAGCGCTGGCCGCTGGTGATCGACGCGGTCGAGCGCGCGGGCGCCGACCTGCCCGTCGGCCTGATCCTGCTGGGCAATGGCCCCGAGCGCAACGCGCTGGCCAAGCGGGTCGCCGACAGCCCGCATATCCGGCTGTTCCGCCCGATGTACGATCGCGATCGCTTCACCCGCGTGCTCGCGAGCTGCGACGCGCTGATCCATGGCTCGGATATGGAGCCGTTCGGGCTGGTCGCTGCCGAGGCGCTGGCGTCGGGGCTGCCGATGATCGTCCCCGACGAGGGCGGTTGCTTCGAGATCGCCGAGCCTGCGTTCGCCGAAACCTATCGCGCGCGCGATACGAAATCGGCGACCGAGGCGATCCACCGGATGTTCGCGCGCGACCAAAAAGTGCTTCGCGCCGCGGCGGTCGCGGCCGCCGATCATGTCCGCACCGATGTCGACCATGCGCGCGACCTGATGGCCTATTATCAGGAGCTGGTCGATCGGCGACGGGCAGGGTCGGCGCTGCCCGCCGGGGCGTAG
- the lepB gene encoding signal peptidase I yields MAAEDLALDPKSEPVAAPEKRSASGTDWWGEVKGIFWLILAVLGFHSLIAKPFYIPSESMMPGLLVGDRLVVTKYPYGYSFISPTFHLLPFISGRLFGSMPERGDVVIVSPPGSRTDYIKRVIGLPGDVLEVRGGTIFLNDVAVERQAAGHRLIPVDANTRCEAMHYPDALVSGEDGAHYCRVAIFRETLPNGASYDTIDMGYTRGDNFAPVEIPDGHVFLMGDNRDNSADSRFGVEENGLGGPVPWENIGGRAEFVTFSLDGSATLNPLTWWQSLRPSRTGASLHPDRADAE; encoded by the coding sequence ATGGCGGCGGAAGACTTGGCGCTGGACCCGAAGAGCGAGCCGGTGGCCGCCCCCGAAAAGCGCAGCGCCAGCGGCACCGATTGGTGGGGCGAGGTGAAGGGCATTTTCTGGCTGATCCTGGCGGTGCTGGGCTTCCACAGCCTGATCGCCAAGCCATTCTACATCCCGTCGGAATCGATGATGCCCGGATTGCTGGTGGGCGACCGGCTGGTGGTGACCAAATATCCCTATGGCTATTCGTTCATCTCGCCGACCTTCCATCTGCTGCCCTTCATTTCGGGGCGGCTGTTCGGATCGATGCCCGAGCGCGGCGACGTCGTGATCGTCTCGCCGCCGGGATCGCGCACCGATTATATCAAGCGCGTGATCGGCCTGCCCGGCGACGTGCTCGAAGTGCGCGGCGGCACCATCTTCCTCAACGATGTCGCGGTCGAGCGCCAAGCCGCAGGCCACCGGCTGATCCCGGTCGATGCCAATACGCGCTGCGAGGCGATGCATTATCCCGACGCGCTGGTGAGCGGCGAGGACGGCGCGCATTATTGCCGCGTCGCGATCTTCCGCGAGACGCTGCCCAACGGCGCCAGCTACGACACGATCGACATGGGCTATACCCGCGGCGACAATTTCGCGCCGGTCGAGATTCCCGACGGCCATGTCTTCCTGATGGGCGACAATCGCGACAACAGCGCCGACAGCCGCTTCGGGGTCGAGGAAAACGGGCTGGGCGGGCCGGTGCCGTGGGAGAATATCGGCGGGCGTGCCGAATTCGTCACCTTCTCGCTCGACGGCAGCGCGACGCTCAACCCGCTGACCTGGTGGCAGTCGCTTCGCCCGAGCCGCACCGGCGCGTCGCTGCATCCCGACCGGGCCGACGCCGAGTGA
- the ctaD gene encoding cytochrome c oxidase subunit I: MTDTALNPSAFQAHHDHAPHGDAHDHPGFFARWFMSTNHKDIGTLYLIFAIVAGLIGGAISGLMRMELAEPQIQYLPMWATMLAGGDVQSFDQSLQLWNVLITAHGLIMVFFMVMPAMIGGFGNWFVPIMIGAPDMAFPRMNNVSFWLLIPAFSLLLASPFFGSGAGTGWTVYAPLSTYGHQGPAVDMAILSLHIAGASSILGAINFITTIFNMRAPGMTLHKMPLFVWSVLVTAFLLLLALPVLAAAITMLLTDRNFGTTFYDPAGGGDPVLYQHLFWFFGHPEVYIMILPGFGIVSQIVATFSRKPVFGYLGMAYAMVAIGVVGFVVWAHHMFTTGLSVNTKMYFTAATMVIAVPTGIKIFSWIATMWGGSMTFKTPMLWAIGFIFMFTVGGVTGVVLANGGVDDYMHDTYYVVAHFHYVLSLGAVFGLFAGFYYWFPKMSGRMYNELLGQLHFWVFFAGVNIMFFPMHFLGLQGMPRRYPDYPDAYAYWNQIASFGYLIMAVGMVIFFVNIFWSLFAGKKAEGNPWGEGATTLEWTLSSPPPFHQFETLPKID; the protein is encoded by the coding sequence ATGACCGACACCGCCCTCAACCCAAGCGCCTTCCAGGCGCACCACGATCATGCGCCTCACGGTGATGCGCATGACCATCCCGGCTTCTTCGCGCGTTGGTTCATGTCGACCAACCACAAGGACATCGGCACCCTCTATTTGATCTTCGCGATCGTCGCCGGCCTGATCGGTGGCGCGATTTCGGGGCTGATGCGGATGGAGCTCGCCGAGCCGCAGATCCAGTATCTGCCGATGTGGGCGACGATGCTCGCGGGCGGCGACGTCCAGAGCTTCGACCAGTCGCTCCAGCTGTGGAACGTGCTGATCACCGCGCACGGGCTGATCATGGTGTTCTTCATGGTCATGCCCGCGATGATCGGCGGCTTCGGCAACTGGTTTGTCCCGATCATGATCGGTGCGCCCGACATGGCGTTCCCGCGCATGAACAACGTGTCGTTCTGGCTGCTGATCCCCGCCTTCTCGCTGCTGTTGGCTTCGCCCTTCTTCGGGTCGGGCGCAGGCACCGGCTGGACGGTCTATGCACCGCTGTCGACCTATGGCCATCAGGGCCCCGCGGTCGACATGGCGATCCTGTCGCTGCACATCGCCGGCGCCTCGTCGATCCTCGGCGCGATCAATTTCATCACCACCATATTCAACATGCGCGCACCCGGCATGACGCTGCACAAGATGCCGCTGTTCGTGTGGTCGGTGCTGGTCACCGCCTTCCTGCTGCTGCTCGCGCTGCCGGTGCTCGCTGCGGCGATCACGATGCTGCTGACCGACCGTAACTTCGGCACCACCTTCTACGATCCCGCCGGCGGCGGCGATCCGGTGCTGTACCAGCATCTGTTCTGGTTCTTCGGCCATCCCGAAGTCTACATCATGATCCTGCCGGGCTTCGGCATCGTCAGCCAGATCGTCGCGACCTTCAGCCGCAAGCCCGTCTTCGGCTATCTCGGCATGGCCTATGCCATGGTCGCGATCGGCGTCGTCGGCTTCGTCGTTTGGGCGCACCACATGTTCACCACCGGCCTGTCGGTGAACACCAAGATGTACTTCACCGCCGCGACGATGGTCATCGCGGTCCCCACCGGCATCAAGATCTTCTCGTGGATCGCGACGATGTGGGGCGGGTCGATGACGTTCAAGACCCCGATGCTGTGGGCGATCGGCTTCATCTTCATGTTCACCGTCGGCGGTGTGACCGGCGTCGTCCTCGCCAATGGCGGCGTCGACGATTACATGCACGACACCTATTATGTGGTTGCACATTTCCACTATGTGCTGTCGCTGGGTGCAGTGTTTGGCCTGTTCGCAGGCTTCTATTACTGGTTCCCCAAGATGTCGGGGCGGATGTACAACGAGCTGCTCGGCCAGCTGCACTTCTGGGTGTTCTTCGCGGGCGTGAACATCATGTTCTTCCCGATGCACTTCCTGGGCCTGCAGGGCATGCCGCGCCGCTACCCGGATTACCCCGACGCCTATGCATATTGGAACCAGATCGCCAGCTTCGGCTATCTGATCATGGCGGTCGGCATGGTGATCTTCTTCGTGAACATCTTCTGGTCGCTGTTCGCGGGTAAGAAGGCAGAGGGCAATCCGTGGGGCGAAGGCGCTACGACGCTCGAATGGACCCTTTCGAGCCCGCCGCCGTTCCATCAGTTCGAGACGCTGCCCAAGATCGATTGA
- a CDS encoding glycosyltransferase has product MPTPTALHIASFVQTLAGGGVERALLRMADGWTARGHRVTLIAGDLTGPLRPELPEKVEIVAARGAGYRDLIRAARGIDALRADIVFCPGNHYTAIALASRSGTRAPIVSKLSNALSGIHRPPIAWGNAAWLWLQPRFIDHLVAMTPAMAAEAQRAMRMPANRISVIANPPARARGDAKPVPLPAGRFVLGVGRLAPQKRWDRLIAALPRLADQDVALVILGEGPMRVALSEQAARLGVAHRVHLPGHAADPLPAMARAAVVALTSEHEGVPGVLREAIAQGTPVVSTDSSVAIPELITSPTLGTIVARDDEAALVVALDAWLSPLAIRPTPSAAGDDDPVGDYLALFGRLTAARRA; this is encoded by the coding sequence ATGCCCACTCCGACCGCCTTGCATATCGCCTCGTTCGTCCAGACTCTCGCCGGCGGCGGTGTCGAGCGCGCCTTGCTGCGAATGGCCGATGGCTGGACCGCGCGCGGCCACCGCGTTACGCTGATCGCAGGCGATCTGACCGGGCCGCTGCGCCCCGAACTACCTGAAAAGGTGGAGATCGTGGCGGCGCGGGGGGCGGGCTATCGCGACCTGATACGCGCCGCGCGCGGCATCGACGCGCTGCGCGCCGACATCGTCTTCTGCCCGGGCAATCATTATACCGCGATCGCGCTTGCATCCCGCAGCGGGACTCGCGCGCCGATCGTCAGCAAGCTGTCGAACGCGCTTTCGGGGATTCACCGCCCGCCGATCGCGTGGGGTAACGCCGCCTGGCTGTGGCTGCAGCCGCGCTTCATCGATCATCTGGTGGCGATGACCCCCGCGATGGCGGCCGAGGCGCAGCGCGCGATGCGGATGCCCGCGAATCGCATCTCGGTGATCGCCAACCCGCCCGCGCGCGCTCGGGGCGACGCGAAGCCGGTGCCGCTTCCGGCCGGGCGCTTCGTGCTCGGAGTCGGGCGTCTCGCGCCGCAAAAGCGCTGGGACCGGCTGATCGCCGCGCTCCCCCGCCTCGCCGATCAGGATGTCGCGCTGGTGATCCTGGGCGAAGGCCCGATGCGGGTGGCGCTTTCCGAACAGGCGGCGCGGCTCGGCGTCGCCCACCGCGTCCACCTGCCGGGCCACGCCGCCGACCCGCTGCCCGCAATGGCGCGCGCGGCGGTGGTCGCGCTGACCTCGGAGCATGAAGGCGTGCCGGGCGTGCTGCGCGAGGCGATCGCGCAAGGCACCCCGGTAGTCTCGACCGATTCGAGCGTGGCGATCCCCGAGCTGATTACCTCGCCCACGCTGGGGACGATCGTCGCGCGTGACGACGAAGCGGCGCTGGTGGTGGCGCTCGATGCGTGGCTTTCGCCCCTGGCGATTCGCCCGACGCCGAGCGCGGCGGGCGACGACGATCCGGTCGGCGACTATCTCGCGCTGTTCGGCCGGCTGACCGCGGCGCGGCGCGCTTAA
- the coxB gene encoding cytochrome c oxidase subunit II gives MNGFKTILVAAGLACAGTAIAQEAVPAAPVSAPAAAQPGTPATTGPDSESAVTATAAEAASPADPTLNADGSPRLIPADGIGQPTNRSIGIQPQVTDLGDDAKWFHNVILVPVITIISLFVLGLLVWVVIRYRRAANPVPSKTSHNTMIEIVWTAAPVIILALIAIPSIRLLAAQYEPAPANAITLKAIGNQWYWSYEYPDHGGVAITANMLKEQSEVEAGQRFRTPADGPRLLAVDNRIVLPVGVPIRLITTANDVIHSWAMPAFWIKMDAVPGRLNETSFTIREPGLYFGQCSELCGSRHAFMPIAVEAVSPEVFAQWIRAKGGAMPGQGAAPAAQVPTGSAGSIPTEAGADAGDDTTAPDNATGPTVDATTQAPTTTQAASGNAGGLGNVDQ, from the coding sequence ATGAACGGGTTCAAGACGATTTTGGTTGCGGCGGGGCTGGCATGCGCCGGCACTGCCATCGCACAGGAAGCGGTCCCCGCCGCTCCGGTAAGCGCGCCTGCTGCGGCGCAACCCGGCACTCCCGCCACTACCGGCCCCGATAGCGAATCGGCCGTCACCGCTACTGCCGCCGAGGCAGCCTCACCAGCCGACCCCACGCTGAACGCCGATGGTTCGCCCCGGCTGATCCCCGCCGACGGAATCGGCCAGCCGACCAACCGCTCGATCGGCATCCAACCGCAGGTGACCGACCTTGGCGACGACGCCAAGTGGTTCCACAACGTCATCCTCGTGCCGGTGATCACGATCATCTCGCTGTTCGTGCTCGGGCTGCTGGTGTGGGTGGTGATCCGCTATCGCCGCGCCGCCAATCCGGTGCCGTCGAAGACGTCGCACAACACGATGATCGAAATCGTGTGGACCGCGGCCCCGGTGATCATCCTGGCGCTGATCGCGATCCCCTCGATCCGCCTGCTGGCTGCGCAGTATGAGCCTGCCCCCGCCAACGCCATCACGCTGAAGGCGATCGGCAACCAATGGTATTGGAGCTACGAATACCCCGACCATGGCGGCGTCGCGATCACCGCGAACATGCTCAAGGAGCAAAGCGAGGTCGAGGCCGGCCAGCGTTTCCGCACCCCCGCCGACGGCCCGCGCCTGCTGGCGGTCGACAACCGTATCGTCCTGCCCGTTGGCGTGCCGATCCGGCTGATCACCACCGCCAACGACGTGATCCACAGCTGGGCGATGCCCGCCTTCTGGATCAAGATGGACGCGGTCCCCGGCCGGCTGAACGAGACGAGCTTCACCATCCGCGAGCCCGGCCTGTATTTCGGCCAGTGCTCCGAACTGTGCGGTTCGCGCCACGCCTTCATGCCGATCGCGGTCGAAGCGGTCTCGCCCGAGGTGTTTGCGCAGTGGATCCGTGCCAAGGGCGGCGCGATGCCCGGCCAGGGCGCCGCTCCCGCAGCGCAGGTACCAACCGGTTCGGCGGGCTCGATCCCGACCGAGGCCGGTGCCGACGCCGGCGACGATACCACGGCTCCCGACAATGCAACCGGCCCGACGGTGGACGCGACCACCCAGGCCCCGACGACGACCCAGGCTGCGAGCGGCAACGCCGGCGGCCTCGGCAATGTGGACCAGTAA